CAGCGGGTGAGCGCTAATGCGGGCAGAGCGATCTTAGCAGAGATCCCGAAGTGCTACGGGTGCTGGAAGCTTCCTGGAGTGAGCAGCTGAGACTGGTGTGCGTAGGGTGATTTGCTGTCAGATGGGAATGAAGTCAGCAGAGGCGCAGGGGCTGGAAATCCCGGCattggggcgggggcggggaaggaGGCAGTTGTCCCCGCCGGCCTGATGTCGTGCTGCACTGACCCTTTGATCTTTCAGCTCCTCGAGGAGAATGATCAGTTGATCCGCTGTATTGTGGAATATCAGAACAAAGGCCGGGCGAATGAATGCGTCCAGTAAGTCCCCTCCCTATTCCCCTGACTAATGAGTTTGGCGGGGAAGCCACTATAGGAATACAGCAGCTGACCTGAACTAGGAGTCTTGAGTGATTGATcgcagatgaggctcagagaggttacctgCCCAAGACCATACGGACAGTGCACTGTGAAGCTTGGAGTCAGACGTGGCTCCCTCTTCAAAACTTGAATTGTGCTCATTACAAAGACTGCTTCACGTGAAGCCATGTCAGCCGATGACAACAGGGATGGGGAGGAAAGCGCTCGGAAAACTAGTGTCTGGAGATGATGAGAGCAGTGGCTGCTTTCTGGTCGTGGAACCCTGGCTCATACTTTTCTTGTAACACATGCAAAGACCAATAAAAGATTTCCAGGTTAAGACAGAGGTAAATTTGGCACAGTAATTTAACGTGCCCTCTAGCTATATgccaaaatgagagaaaacagcCTCTTTTCTAAATGTCGTTCCAGGAATTATGCCCCATTtattacagaaacaaaaaaatttatttcattgttaCCGAAGCCATGCTTTTCCCACCCCCTAAAAAAGTAACCTACAATCCCTCACTGGACAGCTCAGTGGAATAGTAGAGATATCCATCTTTGGGTAAGTCTTTACATTGGACACTGGCATTTGGTACTTTGCTTTTGTACAGTTTATAGTAAACACTCTCATTTTTCTATATGGAAAATAGTTGCAAAACACTCCATTTGGTGCAGTGATTCTCGAACTATGGGGTAAGAAAGTTATCAAAATCTCCTAATGGACCATTTCACACTGCACCGTCCACGCTTCCTGCCCCCTAGCCTGATTTGTCTTCCTAGGTGGAGAGCTCTACCCCCTGATTGAGAATCGCTATTACAGTAAGTGTGCATTGATCATGGAAGTGTCTTGTCCCTTCTTTAAGtttgttcaaaaaaaaatttttttgggggggggtgctgtgtggcatgcgggatctcagttccccgaccagggatcaaaaccgtgccccctgcatcggaagcatcaagtcctaaccaccggactgccagggaattccctgttcaagatattttataagtaatactgagtaccaggcactgtttcagCCATTGGGGAATCAGTACCAAAACAGATACCAGCTCTGCTTTCATGGAACTTACCTTCTAGACTGTAGAGTCATATAATTAGGCACATACTAATAAGCACTTCGAATAAGAATAAAGCAGGGTAAGTGGGGGGAAGAGCACTACTTTATACCAGGTATCTTTGATGTGACATTTGAGTAGATGCCTTAGGTGGGGGAGCAGCTATGCAGATACGTGAATCAGAGAGAGTATCAGGTGGAAAAGCCCCCAGGCTAGAGCGTGCTGGATATCTCCAAGTCATAGCAAGGAGGCCACTCTGGCTAGAACTCGGTGAGTAAAGGGAAAGTGGTaggagatgagatcagagaggGTAACTAGAGGCCCTGATCATATAGGGCCTTATAGGCCATGAGGGCTCAGCTTTACTCGTAATGAGATGGGAGCCTTTGGAGGGTTTTGAACAGAGGTATGGCATGGTCTTGACCTAAATTGTACAGTGATCACTCAGGCTGCTATGCGGATAATTAGAGTCGGGGTGCAAAGGTAGAGCAGGGAGACAGGTTAGGAGACTGCTCCAGCAGTCCAAGCAAGAAGTGATAGTGGCTTGGCCTAGAGAGGTAGCTATGGAAGTGAGAAGTGAGAACAGGTAAGATTCTGGATGTATTTTCCTTCAATATGTTAAATAAGAAGGTTGACAACACTGAGTGATCCAGTCAGTGGATGAGCCATTCACTAGGGTGGAtaaattcttttccagttttttgttCATGTTCAGTAAAAGCAAACGTCTAATTTTTACCTGTTTTTTACCCATAGGTACCAGCATGTGTTACACAGAAATCTCATTTATTTGGCCACCATCGCAGACGCCAACCCAACCAGTGCTTCAAAAGCAATGGAATAATCTTCCAGTTGGCTGTTGTGAGGAGTAATCAAATGTAATCTATTTCCTAGGAAATAGAGGTAGGATTCTTACCAACTCACCTGCTTTGAAGGTGAATGGAAGCTCTGTAGCTCTTTTAAAAACgtgaaaatgcaaagaaagctACTAAATTAACCGTATTCTCagagagaatatttattttaataattaagcgGATTCGCTCAATTAAGTTGACTCCAGGTGTCCTCCTTCCTGAAATAAGTGTGTTCGGACATCAGGGGCATCTTCGAGTCTACCTTTTCAGTTTCAACGTGAAGAGGAAACTGAGCAGGTATTGGGCGAGACTCCCGACTGAGACCCTGCCAATGGACATGTAACTGTGTGTGCCCTCCTACCAGTTTGTGGTTGTGGACCCCCTGACTGCTCTTTTCAGGTTGCTTTGAAATAAAGCTTGCCTTTCCACAAAAGACTGATATTGAGGTATAGAAATTTTCATGTAATAAGTCTTCCATTTGGTTTTTGAGAAAAAgtgtaaagacttaaaaatatatgtaacaacACCATTATCATTGCTAACACAATTAATAGTTATTCTTAATTATTATCTAACATCATCTAATAGAAGATGTGATAGGGGAGGAAgagtatctttttctttctatccttTTAAGGTTCTTGGCTAGGTctctataacaaaagacagattaataaaagcatacaaatttatttaatataagttttatatGACATGGGAGCCTTcacaaggaaatgaagacccaaagaagcagTTAAACCCGAGCATTTTTATAGTAAGTTTGATGAAAAGTAGAAAGTCATGGAAAAATGTGATAGGACATAAGGTTATGAGCTAGGTGTAGTAAACTGGAGGGAACTTAGTAAGGCCTTTTCAAAATCTGTGTCCCTCTGGATGTAGGGAGGACACTTCTAATGTGAGGGTCTCATGACCTCTTTCATGGGAGAAGGTCTGAGAGTCCTTCCAGCATCTGCCATTTCTCAGATTCCTTCAGCTTGAAATATTCAATATGCCAAGGTACCATATTTTGGAGTAGCATGCCCTGAATTCCACGATGTTCAATTTTCTTTTGTTCCCACAAAATGTGTTTTTGTTGATGTGtctgaatcaggatccaaacaagATTTACACCCTGCATTTTGTTGATGTCCCTTAAGTCTCTAAAAATACTTAacagttcccttttcttttctttgccatttGTTGGAAAAACTAGCTCATTTGCTCTaaaatttttcacatttctgttgTATCCCTGTGGTGTCATTATATCTGTCCCACTAATCGCCCACTTTTCCTATAAACTGGTAGAGGCTCATTCAGACTCAGGTTCTaatatttttggcaagaatacatCATAGGAAGTGCTTGCTTTCACATCACATCAGGAAATAACCTAATCTGATTTATTATCAAGTTCCTGATAGCCCTTCACTTAAATTATGATCTACCCAGCTTTGATCTGTTACTTCCTCAGGGATTACataatggtgattttctattttattgttctttttgccTCTATTAGCTTTGTTCTATAAAGAACTTTCCCTCTTTGAGACTTATCTGTTAAATGAGGCAAAGAGATTCTTGTAAACcccaaattaaaaccttttgttgGAGTCAAGGGTTGCAACCCAGGGAGGCTGTAACATGTAAACAGTGAAGAGAGACCTCATTTTGAGTCCCAGATCTAACACAACCTCTGAAAGCTCTGTTTCCTcagctctaaaatggggataatgaaagTAGTATCCGCCTCCTGATGTTGTGAGATGGAGATAATGCAGTTGAGAGCTGGGCACATGGTAAACAACCAAGTGTGTTAGCTTTGTGTGTTAGCTGAAGGCTCTGGCCCTTTCTAGGCCTTCTCAAGTCTGGAAGGGAGCCTGCTCCCCCACCCGTTCTGCCATCTGTAGGGTTCTAACTCATCATTGGTCTCCTCCCTCCTCGACTGTTCATGTGGTTTGTGCTCATACTCCATGCCAAGTAGGCTGTTCATGGGCCTAATCTGATCAGCAGATATGGTGGGTGCTGTGCAATGTATTTAGTTTTGAATTAGttgctaatatttaaaaaacaagaggaTTTCCTAAAAAAGCCTGGCTTTCTAGCAATGCTGGGTTACAGATCCATGTGGCAACCATCAGCTGGAGTGGGATGGCAGCTGCCCCCTTTATTAGACAGCTTGAacacttaaaaatctgttaaagaGGGTGGATCTTGGGACTTACCTGGccgtctagtggttaagactctgcacgtCCACTGCacagggtgtgggttcgatccctggttggggaactaagatcccacatgctgcatgacatggccaaaaaatttttaaaaaagagggtggatctcatgttgtgttcttaccacaataaagtaaaacaaaaacaaacaaagtagAGAGTGGCTACAAGATCCTGGGTAGAGGGGaaaatgaggagttattgtttaattggTACCAAGTTTtagtttcgtttttttttttaatttttatttatttatttatttttggctgctttgggtcttcgttgctgcacgtgggctttctctagttgccgcaagcgggggctactcttcgttgcggtgtgccagcttctcattgcggcggctgctcttgtggagcacggactctaggtgctcAAGCtccagtaattgtggcacacgggcttcaggagttgcggcatgcaggctcagtagttgtggctcgcaggctctagagcgtaggctcagtaggtgtggtgcacgggcttagttgctccgcggcatgtgggatcttcccggaccagggatcgagcctgtgtcccctgcattggcaggcggattcttaaccaccacgccaccagggaagtccccaaagttttagttttacaagatgaaaattgTCTTATggatagatggtggtgatggttgcataacaatgtgaatgtagttAACAGCCTCTGAACTGTAAgcttaaaaacagttaaaagataattttatgtatattttacaattttaagaaaataatggaaaacaaCAACTACAACCCAACAGTGTGTCCCCAGCCTAAAGATACATCAGTGTAacaaatagagtccagaaatagaatcGCACATACGTGGTCACAAAgccaaggtaattcaatggataaaagtcttttcaacaaatagtggtGGAACTACTGTATAGACCTACGGGGAAAAGAAATGAACCACAACTTCTACCTGACCCCACATCCACAAATTCTAATAGATCATAGACTTACACCTATGGTGTAAGGTTGGGCtacaaaacttctaaaagaaaacataggagaaaaccttctCGAGCTTGGGGTAGGCAGAGATTTCCTACACAAAGAAGCacaagccataaaagaaaaaattgatcaAGTGATTTAATCAAAAACTAAAAACTGCTTTGCACAAGCCACtttcaaaacaaaagacaagatgcagattgggagaaaatattcgcactTACATAAACCTAACAAGAGAGTTGTGTTCAGAACATACATATATCATCTAACAACATGTTAGTATCCAGAACCCTTGCATTCTATAAGACGAAGAACGCGATTAAAATAAGGGCAAAGGTCTTGAACtaacacttcacaaaagagggaGAGTGGCCTTGAACACAACTGTACCAGTGACGCTGGCCCCAAAGCGCGGACGAACGCACAATAGGCCTTTGAAGTGAGACAAATGGTCTAACGGGATAGTGCCATAACTACtccttgagaaaaagaaaaccaaagctctGTCGCTCTACAAAACCTCAACAACCTCAATCTCCCAACTGTTTCACAGATTCGGAAACAGGGAAGCCTCGCGCTATCTGCAAATACATAGACACAGCCCTTGAGAAAGGACCACAGAACGTAGAGAGCACAGGCGCGTCCGGGTCTCCCAGATTGGGCGACCGATTCCAACGTACACGGGGGGAAAGGGGCGGGGCAAAACAGGGCCAGCTCAGGAATAGGAGCGCCGAGGCTGGAGGCTCTTCGAGCTCCAAGGCACGCCCACGTAAGCTCACCCCCTTCGGTTACCCACCGCCTTCGAGACCGTACTCTCGCGGTATTTGTCCCGACTCTCGCGGGGTTTAGCGTGGCACTGGGAGGCCGGgccagggggcgggggtggtggtctGTTAGTGGCGTTGGGCTTCGGCCGTGGTGGCAGCGGTTTCTTCTCTGCTCACGGGGAGCAGCTCAGGCTGGAGGCCAGCCAGGTGAAGAGCTAGTCTGCATGTGTGTGCGCGCTCCATGGGGGCCGGGAGGCCTGGGGTGAGAGGGAGCTGGTCTCGGCCTCGGGCGCTGTCGCACCAGGCCAGCGGGAGGTAACTGAGGCGCGGGCTCCGCCCTAGCCCCGCGCCCTGACCGCTTTCCTCCCCGTCTCTCCCAGCTCTTGCCGCCGCCTCGGTCGCGATGGGGGCGCAGGACCGGCCGCAGTGTCACTTCGACATCGAGATCAACCGGGAGCCGGGTGAGCCGGGACACTGGGTAGCCCTGCGGGCCCTGGGCTTGccttggggaaggggaggggtctACCTtcatcacccctcccccaagcctttTTGGGAGCTGGAAGGCGCAATCGGCACTCTCTTTTCTCTTGAGCGAAAGTCTGTGCAGAGGAGAGTGGCCCGGATACACCACTCCAATCCTAAACAGGCCTCACAGTCCCAAACTCCATGCCCCCCTGCACCCCCGGAATGAGTGTTCATGCCATGCCTAGCGCCAAGAAAAGGGGTGCAGTCCTTTGTGGACTTTGTCTCTCTCAGTGTCTCTAGGGGGCAAACACTCCCAATTTCGATTTCTGGTCTCTCACTGTACTGTGAGCTTTGGACTCGTATATCCTGTATTTCCTAATCCTTGTACAGCATTAATAGGTTAACTccgcttttatttttccttaagtaTCTTTAGCCAGAATTTCTTGGTTCGTAGGAAAATGACTTAGCACAAGTCTTGGGTGATAAACCAAAGCATTCAGTACCAACAGACTTGCAGCATGTGTGCGCTTAgcattaatgttttgtttttagggaATCCAGCCATTCGTTagtatattttgttgaaaataaaatattttcttctagaggGTAGTTGTTTCGTTCTAAGTTACAGAGCGCGCGGGGTTCCAAACTGTTTTC
This genomic interval from Lagenorhynchus albirostris chromosome 10, mLagAlb1.1, whole genome shotgun sequence contains the following:
- the SS18L2 gene encoding SS18-like protein 2; the protein is MSVAFVPDWLRGKAEVNQETIQRLLEENDQLIRCIVEYQNKGRANECVQYQHVLHRNLIYLATIADANPTSASKAME